Genomic DNA from Salvia miltiorrhiza cultivar Shanhuang (shh) chromosome 1, IMPLAD_Smil_shh, whole genome shotgun sequence:
TTGCTTGAAATTATTTTATCCCCATATTATTTGAGAATAATGTTACTAAAGGATTATGTAAAGATTAATAAACTGTGACTATTCTTATATgatatttatcttaaaattaaaCAATGGATCATATCATACaactaaataaatattacttCATCTGTCCCAATTTAATAGCCAATTTGAGATCGCCAAATATTCGGGAGTTCCTTTATTCAattcttttccttcttcttgTTGCTAAATATCTCGTTTGTACACATCTTCTCTTTGTTTCCCAGGTCTCTAGTGAGTTACAGACAGAGTTCGAAAAGGTCAAATGTTTGATGATTCCATCATCTATGATTGAGTTACGAAAAATTCTGGATAAGTATCCTACTTCTGCATCGAATTCTTTTTGGTTAAAGAATCCATTTCTAGCTAGTTGCTCTGGAACAATTAGGAGACTTTCTTTTCTAGATATGAGCTTTTGGCGGCAACATGCTTGGTTCCGCTTATGGAGTCAAATCACTACGTTATAAGAAGAAACATTTGAGTAGTACTGGATACAATGTTAAGAAAcaaatagtttataataaacaaaagagataaattaatttatttaaggaTATATTTGTTCaatgaaaagacaaaaaattATATGCGGCCACAttaatatatgatgtaaataaTGTATTATGTGAGGACTGAGGATATTTGTTGTGTATTGaatttctattttataaataaccTATTAAAATGGGGATGTTCAAATAATCTTTGAAATTGAGCCCAATGGAATTTTATGAGCCCAAAAAGGATGCTAACGCGAAGTATCTATAACCGTTGAATCGATCTATCCGGATCCCCATCGTTAGACTGATTTACCGTACTTCATTTGACCTATATAACGCCTCTGAGGTAAATTATAGGGTTTTTCACTTTTACCTCTCCTCCTCCGCGCAACCACCGTCGACAAGTTGAACTCACGGCAGCTCGCGATGGCTCCGAAACTATCCAAGGCTGACAAAAAGGTCAACTACGACAAGAAAATGTGCAGTTTGTTGGACGAGTACGCGCAGGTGCTGGTGGTGGCCGCCGATAACGTCGGATCGAAGCAGCTCCAGAACATTCGGAAGGGTCTGCGAGGCGATTCCGTCGTTCTGATGGGTAAGAACACCATGATGAAGCGAACCGTCAGAATTCACTCCGAGAATACCGGCAACACCGCGATTCTCAGCCTCGTGCCTCTGCTTGTTGTAAGTCTCGTAGATTTTTATGTcggttttctttattttcatgcGAATTGTTGGCGTTGGTGGTTGTAGAGAAGGAAATGTGCATGTTGTATgcgtgtgtgcgcgcgcgcgcgcgcggGCGTCTCGTGCTGCAGATTACGTGAAATGTTGTGCTGCTGCTTTGAATGATTTTGACCTTTGTTACGTTATTGGAGTGTGGTTTTCGACGGAGAAATGTGAATTGTGTAATTGGCGATTTATGTTGTTATCTCGCTAATTACTGCAGCTTTACATGAGTTTTGGCGCGATGTAAATGCAGAAGGTGTGTAATTATTTATTCGTGCAATTGGTTCGAGGCAATTTGTCGTcgacttatttattttttgtcaaATTTTCCATTTCGCTTCGCCACGCATCAAAATATACGCCATTGACGAACTGGATTCAAGCTCCCCAGCTTAGTGCGCTTTCCACTCATTTTGTatcgtgtttttttttttttttttaatttatttaatgacTCACGTTTATTATAGTGGAGTActgttaattaataatttaatatcatGGTAACGGTCTAATAAATTTTAGTCACATTTAATAGTCTAGTAGGTGATCTAGTAGCTTTGGATGATTCATGGCACATTGAtcctttctaatttttttttttcacaagatGTACATGAAATTATATATGGCTTTGCCACGGCGGCATTTTCTACTTCAAAATACACGAAAACGCTCAACTTTCTTTAGCCTTTAACTTATTTGTTTGTTGCTCTCTTTATCAGGGTAATGTCGGATTGATCTTCACCAAGGGCGATTTAAAGGAAGTCAGTGAGGAGGTTGCAAAGTACAAGGTTAATGACCTAATGCTTGTCTTTCCCCAATTCGTATATTTGCAATTTACCTGCTCATCCTTGCATGTGTTCTTTTCTTGACAATGATAACTCTTGCTAGCTCTGTTATTTCATGGGTTGAATCCTGCATATTTGATAAATTACTAGCTTTGCTCTTAGATTGGGGTAAATTCAACAATAATCATGAATCAATGTAGACTATTTAGAACTTCTTTTGGGACATTCCCTCTTTGCTAACACAACGATAGCCAGATTTGAAGTAATTACTCTTTTCATTGACTCTCTCCTCTCCCCTTTTTGTCTGTTCCTTATGACACCTTTTCTTCCATATTCTGTTTATCattattatgaaaaatgaaaaaataatgataagCTCGAAAATTCCATGATTTAACAATGCAGATTTGGATTTCATGATTGTTCGAAGTTGGAGTTTTTGGGTCAAATTGATATCGAATTGGAAAGTTGATTTGAGTAGTACGAAAAATTTgtcgtaattttttttatccatctACGAAAAATTTATCACTTCCACTATAGTATTAGGGTTCGCATAACTTCACTTATGTTCAAAATGATCCCTTACTCCACTACAACTTCACTcgtattatattaaaattcatgtcgaTTACaatgtgataatttttttaatagatCCAAAATTTGGCATGTCACAATAAGCTGGTTCTGTGACTTGAAAACTGTATCTTTGTTCTTGTGAGTTGTGGAAGATGAGCACATGCTTACAGTTCTTCTGCTTACTACATAACAGGTCGGAGCACCTGCTCGAGTCGGCTTGGTAGCTCCAATCGACGTCGTCGTCCCGCCTGGAAACACCGGTCTTGATCCATCACAGACTTCCTTCTTCCAGGTTCTCATCACTATGACTCAATTTCTATTTTGGATTatcccacttcaaatgacccaacccaaatttagaaataaaattgggcatttaacactattttttgggttgtcccaccactactttacacctttatcacacattttttaatctcagtgtccaattttttttgggaTCATTTGAAGCCAGAGACTGAGGGAGTAGTTTATTAGCCTCATCTCTATTTCTCAGTTAAAGTCTCATTTAGCCTCTTTAACAGGTTCTCAACATTCCCACAAAAATTAACAAGGGCACGGTCGAAATCATCACCCCTGTGGAGCTCATCCACAAGGGTGAGAAAGTGGGATCCTCTGAAGCCGCATTGCTCTCCAAGCTTGGCATTAGGCCGTTCTCGTACGGCCTCGTCGTGCTCTCCGTCTACGACAACGGATCCGTCTTCAGCCCCGACGTGCTCAACTTGACAGAGGACGACCTCGCCGAGAGGTTTGCGCAGGGCGTCTCCATCGTCACTTCCCTGTCGCTGGCCATCGCGTACCCGACCATCGCTGCTGCCCCGCACATGTTCGTCAATGCGTACAAGAACGCGCTGGCCGTCGCCGTGGAGACCGACTACTCGTTCCCTCAAGCTGACAAAGTGAAGGAGTATCTTGCGGTTCGAATCAATTTTCTCTGAGGCACTCTCTCGTGCAACCGGTTGCATTGTTTCTGAATAACACTTCTTCAACGTACAAATAACACTTGAAGAAGAAGTGTCATTTCCCGAATGAAGTAGAGTCATTCTGGAAATCGGTTGCAACGGGTTGCACAGAAGTATTTGTGATTTTCTCTAGCATTGATGAGACCTTAAGTTTTCTTGCTTTTGTTTTATGTTcatgtttttttctttcttgttttggtaaATAATGCAGGATCCTAGCAAGTTTGCGGTTGCGGCTGCGGCTGCTCCGGCAGGAGGTGGCGCTTCTGGTGGTGCCCCTGCGGCCGCGTCGaaggaggaggagaagaagaaagaggaaGCGGACGAGGAGTCGGATGATGATTTTGTTTGCAACCTTTTCGATTAGGTAATATTAGTGAGTTCAGTGAAAGGCTACCTTTGGGCTAAATAATTTTGGCTTTATGTTATTTAGGAGTTAGTTTCCACTTCTTACCAAATATTTTAGAGGTAGTTAGTTTGTAGTGGAATGTGAATTGTTTTGGTTAGGCCATTGAAGAAAGAGTCGTTTTCCctcgcaaaataaaaaaaaatatataaaaaacatGATTAATCTTAAGTAGCATTATCTCGAAATTAAGTATCGGGTCGGTATCTAATCAGCTAAACAAGATATTATTAGACTAGTACAAGCCTTATCTCGATTCAATAAAACTTGATTACTGTGTGATATCGAAGAagtttgtatttatattttttaaggaGGCCCATTTTTTGATCTTATGGGCTGATTTTGTGGCATATTCCATGCCTTTAATTTATTTGCTTATTAGACTTGTTATCtccaaatattatttattatggcGTAAGGGGATGGACATGACAAACATATGTTGCATTTCTTTTCAATATATAAGAGATGAAAAAACAATTTACCATAAAGAATTTCGAATGATTCAACTTTTCAACCAACACCAACTCATGCATTAAATCATGCACACGTTGATGGTTTCATTTATATGAACATCCCATGAGAGTGGAGTGGTGTATCAATCGTTGAACAAATGAGCACAATAACAAAGTTTCAAATTAGTATTGATTAGGCAAAGTGACGACAAGAGCAAGAGCCGAATTAACTTTGTAATGTTTGGCTTTGTTCTTTTAGAATTTGGACAAATATTTgagaggggaaaaaaaaaaggtaaaataaTTTGGGGAAATTTAGCAATGGAGAATTTTGTTGCTGAAAATAttctggatttttttttcttttaagaaTAAAGAGACAATATCATTTTTACATATTGAAAAGGAACGGAGGCATGCAAATGCCATAACAAAAAGCGCCACGTGTAATAATGTAAAAGGGAAAGAAAACACAGCCTAGTTTTGAATGAGGCGAAGGCACGTGTCCATGACTCATCTGAGATTGAGTTCGACACGTGTCGCTCATGCAGAGATGGAAACGGGTCCGGTGGAACCTGAACCGGCCCAATGATTGTTTTCGGATTAAAAAAAGATTGTTGAGTATATTAATAATGGAGAAAAAATTGTACGAAtatattgaaaataataaaaatatattttaattaatattatgaatggtgaaaaaatgaaaaataaaggtaaatgaaatatttataaataatggatatagtaaaaaaatatgtaaaaagttcttttgtggacgtctgaaaaaaaatataaaattcttTCGTGAACaggagtaatatattttttacttgaaaatatttatatattatagttTGTTAatgtttttataaatatatatgtctcAAACAGTAATAGATCCGGCCCCAGCACTTagtaataaaaagataattactCTTATTGTTTTACTCATGTGATTCACAATtccaaatattatttaaaagatTTCTCAATGTGAATGagagtttttactttttatgatataacttaaaatatttttgattgTAATATGTTATATTTCATTCGTCCCCCAATTTCatgtctttttttatttttaataaaattgttccACACAACCCCGTAAAAAATGAAAGtattattctattttattcattttaacaCTCTCATAAATACGAGACTTTCATTTCATTCACAAGAATCATCTTATtgaaatttgtgttatttttaaaGGGTTATGAAAGTAAGGGATGGATGTAgtatttcataattagttattaaTTACTTAGATGTAAAGTTTATATTGTATATACTAAATTAGTGTGGTGTGATTGGAGGAAATCCCATCAATGTGCACTTTTTAAGTTTTTTGCCTGTTTCTTTTCAGTAAAGTCTAAAGAGGGTGGACTTTACATGTCATATATCTCAATACATGTTATTTGCATATGATGTCTTCTCCTAATCgatataaaattaaagaaaggCAAAATTAACCTAAATCCCATGTCTCTTTACAATCATATATTCACCTAACCTACAATTTTGGCCCTCGAGAAAAAGGGCAACCTAGTCTCCATTACATATGAATTTGGAAGCTactattatctatatatatatctatactatattaaaaaggtagttataataaaattgaaaatttatgtttaaactatattttctttaacttgttatttgttgttttatttatttccaaaattgtgaaactcgattaattataaaatatttaatatgcatatcaaattaaagattgcgataagagctttaatttgatatattttatacaaacatttgatttaaaatgtacaaattaactttgtttaaatattaaaattttataatttctctctcctctctcatctttttgaaaaaagtgtatttttaattcttttttattagtatttttttattttttaacttaattttttttgcttttcataatatcaaattttattattttattttttattttttaatattcaattcaaatatatttagttaaaattaatttttattatatttatgagtatgataattgaTAATAGAGTTTACACAGCTCCACTCACTTTTAAAGTGGACCCCGACTTTAATAACAATTTTACTCATATTTTGTTACTCACGTTTAAAGTGGACCCCGACTTCAATAACAATTTTACTCATATTTTGTTATCATTTTCaatgtgataatttttttttggagaccATGGTACAATTGTAAAAGAGTTCAAATATTGGAATATAATTTACAAGATGTTACTCCCTTCGTCACATTACAAATATCACATTACTTTTGAGCACAtggattaagaaatatgtaattaatagataaaatgAGTTGGTGGAAGTTATTTAAAGATTAGatatagagagaaaatatattgccaaaaaagaaattagACATTTTTAATGGGACgagagaatatttttttttaataaaaacaaataaataaagcaaaaagaaaaagatttgaCCGACATGCCCCAGTTGTAGTCCGCCATTGATGAAGCTGCCCCACAACTGGTCCTAAAAGCGCAACGCTTGTTTTTGGTGCTTACTAAATATCGTCTTCTCATATCTTCCTATCCTTCTATCCCTCATCCGATTCTTCCCTTCATCTCCcccttttttccatttttttcttttctcgcaatttttttttctttttatatatctCCACGATAATCTTCCTACTCATTTCCACTCAAACTTCCACGGCTCATCACAGTTTATCCGAATTCCGTGAGTTCCCCAAACCCTCTTCGCAAAATCTAATCTTGCTCACTCCCCCCTTCTCTTGTAGTTGCTTTACGTTTCTATATTTGCAATGCATTCGTTTAGATTAAATGAAAACATGGTTGTAGTTTCGTTTGTGTGAAATAGAAAAAGGTGAGCTACTTGCAAGCATGTGTGTGCGTGCGTGCACATCTTTTGTAAAAGCTACTTTGGTTTGATTGAATAAAATTGCGATGGCGGTGGAAATTGGAATAGAGTAGAATTTTCTAAAGGAAGATCTTTATGCATCTTGACTTATTAATGGAgtactatttaattaattactcgTGTTTACATTTTGTATGTCACAGGTGGTGATTCATTGAGTTGAAAGCAAGCTCAAGATCCGATTGAGAGAGCCCTTTTCTTTCTCTCTATCTCATAAATATTTGCTTTTTGGCTTGTTTTCATCTCCTCCATGAGATTGAAAAGCCCCCCTTTTCACGGGCTTTCCGTTTTGTGGTTTTGACTGTTTCTCCCTTTCCTATTATTAGTGGGCATTCCTCTCTTTGTGCTCTGCCTTTGGCCTTATTTTGCTGCAATCTGCTTTTGTTATTACCTCTGCGTGGCTTTGGTCTTTGTGGGACTAGCAAAAATTATGAGGCTCAAACCTGTTTCGCCCACTGCAGATTGCTCACACCATGCCTCCTTCCAACCCTTCTTCACCTCATCATCCTTCCGCTTTCGAACCTCTGAAATGGATGGGCCTCTATCCCTTGTCTTCTCCCCCAAAACTCTCCTTAAAACGCGGTCTTTTAGCAAGGTCTCCAAGGGTAACAACATTATTAGGCGCTCTTGCAGCTTGAATTTGGATGAGAAGCCCTCCTTCCACGTGGAGGCGTCGGCCAAGATGATGTCGAATGGTCCACGGGAGGAGGAAGGGCGTAAGAAGCAGCATTGTGCCATTTCGAACGGCAACACCCCTTTCTTTGGTAGGCAAGGAGGGAGGAGGGATCAGAAAGACTCCTTCTTGGAGTCCCGTTTCGATTTCTTGGAGCCGATGATGCTAGGGATTAAGCCGGAGTTCCCGGATTGGCCGGATAAGGACACGGCCGCGTGGACCGTGATTGAACACAAGGCTAATAGTTTGGACATTCCCCTCTCCCTTAGGATGATCAAGAAGAAGCTGCAGCTGGAGGAGGGCTTTGCTGGCGGGTCCATGGAGGGGTCGGAGGCGGAGGGGGGTGGCTATTGCTCCGTGAAGGCGGCCTTTGCCTCGATGGTGTTCATCATCGTCGAGCTGCAGAGCTGCGCCTTGCACATGAGGGAAGCTCTGTGTGATGAGGATTTGGATGTGATCACATCCAAGGTGCAGAAGGAGATGCATCTGTCGTTCGTGTGGCTGTTCCAGCAGGTGTTCTCGAGGACACCGGCCTTGATGCTCGACGTGATGGTGCTCTTGGCTGATTTCAGCGTGCATTCGACCTCCCACAACACTGCGATAGGTGGGGAGGCCCCGTTGTTGGGAGCATTGCTTGAGCCTTCTGAGCGGAGTGAGGCTCGGCAGTATCAAGAGATAAGCTCGTCGTTGTCAATGCTGGTCACGGATAAGGGGGCCACCCTGGAGGAGCAAACGGAAGGTGGGAATCTGCCTCCGAGCATCTATCCGAGTAATGAGTTTGGGAGCGTGGCAGAGATGAATCTGTGGGATTCAATGGTTGATGAAGCTAAAGATATGCGGGAAGGCGTGGACGAGGAGGTGGTTCTTGATCACGACACCATGAAACACTTTGTTTCGCCCGTCTCTGTGGAGATCGAGCCCGATACCCACCAAGATTATCTCAGGACAGACCTATTGTACCAGATGCACATAGCCATGGAACCTAATAATTCACTCTTGCTATTGAACTATGCGCGATTTCTGCAGGTTGTGGCACGCGACTATCAAAGGTGATCTCTTGTCGATTCTCTTATCTTTTGCTTCTGATTGATTCTATGATGTTAGGCCACATTGATTGTCTCAGTTTGTTTTCTAGTGTTTTACATAATCTGTTGTAGCATAACTAGACCAAGAGATGAGATGAATGACTGTTGATGCATGAAATTTGAT
This window encodes:
- the LOC131005831 gene encoding uncharacterized protein LOC131005831, with protein sequence MRLKPVSPTADCSHHASFQPFFTSSSFRFRTSEMDGPLSLVFSPKTLLKTRSFSKVSKGNNIIRRSCSLNLDEKPSFHVEASAKMMSNGPREEEGRKKQHCAISNGNTPFFGRQGGRRDQKDSFLESRFDFLEPMMLGIKPEFPDWPDKDTAAWTVIEHKANSLDIPLSLRMIKKKLQLEEGFAGGSMEGSEAEGGGYCSVKAAFASMVFIIVELQSCALHMREALCDEDLDVITSKVQKEMHLSFVWLFQQVFSRTPALMLDVMVLLADFSVHSTSHNTAIGGEAPLLGALLEPSERSEARQYQEISSSLSMLVTDKGATLEEQTEGGNLPPSIYPSNEFGSVAEMNLWDSMVDEAKDMREGVDEEVVLDHDTMKHFVSPVSVEIEPDTHQDYLRTDLLYQMHIAMEPNNSLLLLNYARFLQVVARDYQRSEECFKRAVQASPPDAESLSQYANFLWTVRKDYWAAEESFLQALALEPNNAHYASRYANFLWSTGGEDTCFPLNNSQNV
- the LOC131005830 gene encoding 60S acidic ribosomal protein P0-like, with product MAPKLSKADKKVNYDKKMCSLLDEYAQVLVVAADNVGSKQLQNIRKGLRGDSVVLMGKNTMMKRTVRIHSENTGNTAILSLVPLLVGNVGLIFTKGDLKEVSEEVAKYKVGAPARVGLVAPIDVVVPPGNTGLDPSQTSFFQVLNIPTKINKGTVEIITPVELIHKGEKVGSSEAALLSKLGIRPFSYGLVVLSVYDNGSVFSPDVLNLTEDDLAERFAQGVSIVTSLSLAIAYPTIAAAPHMFVNAYKNALAVAVETDYSFPQADKVKEYLADPSKFAVAAAAAPAGGGASGGAPAAASKEEEKKKEEADEESDDDFVCNLFD